A window from Gossypium raimondii isolate GPD5lz chromosome 7, ASM2569854v1, whole genome shotgun sequence encodes these proteins:
- the LOC105800492 gene encoding probable inactive receptor kinase RLK902, with protein sequence MKLNSSIFCLCLFWTTLFVSMNSDLASDRAALVGLRAASGGRTLLWNLSRSPCNWTGVRCVQNRVVELRLPGVGLSGPLPIAIGNLAQLHTLSLRFNALSGSIPYDFAKLTSLRKLYLQGNRFSGEIPAFLFTLQKLIRLNLANNNFTGTIPESINNLTRLGTLYLENNHLSGSIPDIDLPALVQFNVSFNQLNGSIPKGLSGKPKTAFEGNSLCGKPLVSCNGTENSSSSSGDKWSSGVIAGIVVGCVTAVLLILIILVFLCKRKGSKKMETRDIAPPKQAEVEIPAADKAAGESDNTSNRLSGVVKKDAIAKSSGSKKLVFFGNRSRVFYLEDLLRASAEVLGKGTFGTAYKATLELGMVVAVKRLKDVTVSEKEFKEKMEVVGAMDHPNLVPVRAYYFSRNEKLLVYDYMPMGSLSALLHGNRGAGRIPLNWETRCGIALGAARGIAYLHSKGPEISHGNIKSSNILLTTSYEARISDFGLAQLAGPTSAPDRVNGYRAPEVTDVRRVSQKADVYSFGILLLELLTGKAPRHALLNEDGVDLSRWVQSVVPEEWTTEVFDHELLRHQNVEEDMVKLLQLAIDCTAQYPDKRPSLSEMTTRIEELHGPTTEKEIHQIHEAENGSSEHT encoded by the exons ATGAAGCTAAATTCCAGCATATTCTGTTTGTGCTTGTTCTGGACAACATTGTTTGTTAGCATGAACTCGGATCTAGCTTCCGACAGGGCAGCCTTGGTGGGTCTTCGAGCAGCTTCCGGTGGACGCACACTTTTATGGAATCTGTCAAGGAGCCCATGTAATTGGACTGGTGTACGTTGTGTGCAGAACAGAGTAGTGGAGTTAAGACTCCCTGGAGTGGGGCTGTCAGGTCCGCTTCCTATTGCCATTGGCAACTTAGCTCAACTCCATACCCTTTCACTTCGTTTCAATGCTCTCTCTGGGTCAATCCCCTATGACTTTGCCAAGCTTACTTCCCTTCGGAAACTATACTTACAAGGAAATCGATTTTCTGGTGAAATTCCTGCCTTCTTGTTCACTTTACAAAAACTTATTAGACTTAATCTTGCAAACAATAATTTCACAGGTACAATCCCTGAGAGTATTAACAATTTGACTAGGTTGGGTACTTTGTATTTGGAGAACAATCACTTATCTGGGTCAATACCAGATATTGACTTGCCTGCACTTGTGCAATTCAATGTTTCTTTTAATCAGTTAAATGGTTCAATCCCAAAAGGGCTATCAGGGAAGCCAAAGACTGCTTTTGAAGGGAACTCTTTATGTGGCAAGCCTTTGGTTTCGTGTAATGGAACTGAAAATAGTAGCAGTAGTAGTGGCGATAAATGGTCAAGTGGAGTCATTGCTGGTATTGTTGTTGGTTGTGTGACCGCTGTTTTACTGATTTTGATTATCttagtatttttatgtaaaaggAAGGGTAGTAAGAAAATGGAGACAAGGGATATTGCACCTCCAAAACAGGCTGAGGTTGAAATCCCAGCGGCTGATAAGGCAGCTGGGGAGAGTGATAATACAAGTAATCGTTTATCTGGGGTAGTAAAAAAGGATGCTATTGCTAAGAGTAGTGGGAGTAAGAAGTTGGTCTTTTTTGGGAACAGATCGAGGGTATTTTATCTAGAGGATTTATTGAGAGCCTCTGCTGAGGTATTAGGGAAGGGAACATTTGGGACGGCCTACAAGGCCACCTTGGAGTTGGGGATGGTTGTTGCAGTGAAGAGGTTGAAGGATGTGACGGTGTCAGAGAAGGAATTCAAGGAGAAGATGGAGGTCGTTGGAGCCATGGATCACCCGAACTTGGTACCAGTCAGGGCCTACTACTTTAGTAGGAATGAGAAACTTCTAGTTTATGATTACATGCCAATGGGAAGCTTGTCTGCACTTTTGCATG GTAACAGAGGAGCTGGTAGGATTCCATTGAATTGGGAAACAAGGTGTGGCATTGCCCTTGGAGCTGCCAGAGGCATCGCATACCTCCATTCAAAGGGACCCGAAATCTCCCATGGAAATATCAAATCATCAAATATCCTACTCACCACGTCCTATGAAGCTCGCATATCTGATTTTGGTCTTGCACAGCTTGCTGGCCCCACATCGGCTCCTGACCGTGTTAATGGCTACCGTGCTCCAGAGGTAACGGATGTCCGTAGAGTTTCCCAAAAAGCTGATGTCTACAGCTTTGGCATCCTGCTTCTAGAACTTCTTACTGGTAAGGCACCCAGACATGCCTTATTGAATGAGGATGGAGTAGACCTCTCAAGATGGGTCCAATCCGTAGTTCCAGAGGAGTGGACTACCGAGGTCTTTGACCATGAACTTCTGAGACACCAGAACGTCGAGGAGGATATGGTCAAGCTACTACAGCTTGCCATAGATTGCACAGCTCAATATCCCGATAAACGCCCTTCGTTGTCTGAGATGACGACTCGAATAGAGGAGCTCCATGGGCCTACTACAGAAAAGgagattcatcaaatccatgaagcAGAGAATGGCTCTTCCGAGCATACTTAG